In Zymoseptoria tritici IPO323 chromosome 7, whole genome shotgun sequence, a single genomic region encodes these proteins:
- the CYP-74 gene encoding ERG11, lanosterol 14-alpha-demethylase (Lanosterol 14-alpha-demethylase, catalyzes the C-14 demethylation of lanosterol to form 4,4''-dimethyl cholesta-8,14,24-triene-3-beta-ol in the ergosterol biosynthesis pathway; target for azole fungicides): MGLLQEVLAQFDAQFGQTSLWKLVGLGFLAFSTLAILLNVLSQLLFRGKLSDPPLVFHWVPFIGSTITYGIDPYKFFFSCREKYGDVFTFILLGKKTTVCLGTKGNDFILNGKLKDVNAEEIYSPLTTPVFGKDVVYDCPNSKLMEQKKFVKYGLTTSALQSYVTLIAAETRQFFDRNNPHKKFASTSGTIDLPPALAELTIYTASRSLQGKEVREGFDSSFADLYHYLDMGFTPINFMLPWAPLPQNRRRDYAQKKMSETYMSIIQKRRESKTGEHEEDMIHNLMQCKYKDGNAIPDKEIAHMMIALLMAGQHSSSATESWITLRLASRPDIQDELLQEQKDMLGVNADGSIKELTYANLSKLTLLNQVVKETLRIHAPIHSILRKVKSPMPIEGTAYVIPTTHTLLAAPGTTSRMDEHFPDCLHWEPHRWDESPSEKYKHLSPTTALGSIAEEKEDYGYGLVSKGAASPYLPFGAGRHRCIGEQFAYVQLQTITATMVRDFKFYNVDGSDNVVGTDYSSLFSRPLSPAVVKWERREEKEEKN; this comes from the exons ATGGGTCTCCTCCAGGAAGTCCTCGCGCAGTTCGACGCGCAATTCGGCCAGACCAGCCTCTGGAAACTTGTCGGACTTGGATTCCTCGCCTTCAGCACgctcgccatcctcctcaatGTCCTCTCACAACTTCTCTTCCGTGGCAAGTTGTCCGATCCGCCACTCGTATTCCACTGGGTGCCCTTCATCGGAAGCACCATCACCTACGGCATCGACCCATACaagttcttcttctcctgtcGGGAAAAGTATGGAGATGTCTTTACATTCATCCTGCTGGGAAAGAAGACGACGGTGTGCTTGGGCACCAAGGGCAATGATTTTATTTTGAATGGAAAACTGAAGGACGTCAACGCGGAGGAGATATACAGCCCGCTGACCACTCCTGTCTTTGGCAAGGATGTGGTTTATGATTGTCCCAATTCGAAGCTCatggagcagaagaag TTCGTCAAGTACGGCCTCACAACCTCTGCCCTCCAGTCCTACGTGACCTTGATCGCCGCCGAGACCCGCCAGTTCTTCGACCGCAACAACCCTCATAAGAAGTTCGCATCGACCAGCGGCACGATCGATCTCCCACCAGCCCTCGCCGAACTTACGATCTATACTGCCAGCCGATCATTGCAAGGAAAGGAAGTCCGCGAGGGCTTCGACTCGTCTTTCGCGGACCTCTACCACTACCTCGATATGGGATTCACACCGATCAACTTTATGCTTCCGTGGGCGCCCCTTCCCCAGAACCGACGCCGCGATTATGCGCAGAAGAAGATGTCCGAGACATACATGTCGATCATTCAGAAGAGACGAGAGTCCAAAACGGGCGAACATGAGGAAGACA TGATCCACAACTTGATGCA GTGCAAATACAAGGACGGCAATGCCATTCCCGACAAGGAGATTGCTCATATGATGATTGCGCTGCTCATGGCCGGCCAGCACTCTTCATCTGCGACCGAGTCCTGGATCACTCTCCGCCTCGCATCCCGCCCCGACATCCAAGACGAACTCCTCCAAGAACAAAAGGATATGCTCGGTGTGAACGCCGACGGCAGTATCAAGGAGCTCACATACGCCAACCTCTCGAAACTCACCCTCCTCAATCAAGTCGTCAAAGAAACCCTTCGTATTCACGCTCCAATCCACTCCATTCTGCGCAAGGTCAAGTCTCCCATGCCCATCGAAGGTACGGCATACGTCATTCCAACCACCCACACTCTTCTGGCCGCTCCGGGCACAACGAGCCGCATGGACGAGCACTTTCCCGACTGCCTCCATTGGGAGCCGCATCGATGGGACGAGAGCCCGTCCGAGAAATACAAGCACCTGTCCCCGACGACTGCCCTAGGAAGCATCGccgaggagaaagaagacTATGGCTACGGCCTGGTAAGCAAGGGCGCGGCGTCGCCATACTTACCCTTTGGTGCGGGACGACACAGATGTATCGGCGAGCAATTCGCGTACGTGCAATTGCAGACCATTACAGCGACGATGGTTCGCGATTTCAAGTTTTACAATGTGGATGGCAGCGACAACGTGGTGGGTACGGATTACAGCAGTTTGTTCAGCCGGCCGCTGTCGCCGGCAGTAGTAaagtgggagaggagggaggagaaggaggagaagaactGA